In Oncorhynchus keta strain PuntledgeMale-10-30-2019 chromosome 19, Oket_V2, whole genome shotgun sequence, a single genomic region encodes these proteins:
- the LOC118398118 gene encoding SNARE-associated protein Snapin-like, protein MVLTGGKWRRFIATSHSYFLEGFTFVVVTVFGGEMAAALAVVETPSGKDAIAEGLLDLLKPAVQQLDLHVHSVRESQVELREHIDNLATELCRINEHQKVVLDLDPYVKKLLNVRRRVVLVNNILQNAQERLRRLNHNVAKETARRKTMLETSGAFTPRSPSKP, encoded by the exons ATGGTGCTAACTGGCGGAAAATGGAGACGTTTTATAGCTACGTCACATAGTTACTTCCTGGAGGGGTTTACGTTTGTTGTTGTCACTGTTTTTGGAGGAGAAATGGCTGCCGCTCTAGCTGTGGTGGAGACACCGTCCGGGAAGGATGCAATTGCAGAAGGACTGCTTGACCTCCTAAAACCAGCTGTCCAGCAGCTTGATCTTCATGTACACTCAGTGAG GGAAAGCCAGGTGGAACTACGAGAACACATAGACAATCTAGCCACAG AGTTGTGCAGGATAAATGAGCACCAGAAGGTGGTGCTCGACCTGGACCCCTATGTGAAAAAGCTGCTGAATGTGAGACGCAGGGTGGTGCTGGTCAACAACATACTACAGAATGCTCAG gaACGGCTGCGACGGCTCAATCACAATGTCGCCAAGGAGACGGCGCGTCGAAAGACCATGCTGGAGACCTCTGGAGCGTTCACTCCTCGGTCGCCTAGTAAACCATGA
- the LOC118398116 gene encoding chromatin target of PRMT1 protein-like isoform X1, whose protein sequence is MSAPSSQKVVLKSTTKQSLNERFTTMLKNKAPTAVSVRATMQQQHMASARNRRLAQQMENRPSVQAALHHKQSLKQRLGKSNIQARLGRPIGALMRGGAGGRGFSIGGMRGMTRGGLRGRGRGGALRGAMALRGNRLAPGMGQMRGRGGPGRVAHRRGMRQRGGFAGRGGAFGRGAGRGVGARGRGGLRGRGSFAGRGGGRGRGGARGGRGRGGGPGMTREQLDNQLDAYMSKTKGNLDAELDAYMAQADPEGME, encoded by the exons ATGAGTGCTCCCTCCTCCCAAAAAGTTGTGCTGAAAAGCACCACCAAGCAGTCCCTGAATGAGCG cTTCACTACCATGCTGAAGAACAAGGCGCCGACAGCGGTGAGTGTGCGAGCCACCATGCAGCAGCAACACATGGCCAGCGCCCGGAACCGTCGCCTCGCCCAGCAGATGGAGAACAGACCCTCTGTGCAGGCCGCCCTGCACCACAAGCAG AGCCTGAAGCAACGCCTGGGGAAGAGCAACATCCAGGCCAGGCTGGGCCGGCCCATCGGGGCCTTGATGCGGGGGGGTGCTGGAGGCCGGGGGTTTTCCATTGGAGGGATGCGGGGGATGACCAGAGGAGGTCTGCGAGGCCGCGGCAGAGGAGGAGCCCTGAGGGGAGCTATGGCTCTGAGAG GGAATCGCCTTGCCCCGGGCATGGGCCAGATGCGTGGCAGAGGGGGTCCAGGCCGGGTGGCCCACCGTAGGGGGATGCGTCAGAGAGGAGGGTTTGCTGGTCGTGGAGGTGCCTTCGGAAGAGGAGCTGGAAGAGGAGTGGGAGCCAGGG GACGAGGCGGTCTGCGTGGGCGTGGTAGCTTTGCCGGCAGGGGTGGTGGCCGCGGTCGTGGGGGGGCAAGAGGAGGCCGGGGCAGGGGAGGTGGCCCAGGGATGACCCGCGAGCAGCTGGACAACCAGCTTGACGCCTACATGTCCAAGACCAAGGGCAACCTGGATGCTGAGCTGGATGCGTACATGGCCCAGGCTGACCCAGAGGGCATGGAGTGA
- the LOC118398116 gene encoding chromatin target of PRMT1 protein-like isoform X2, with translation MLKNKAPTAVSVRATMQQQHMASARNRRLAQQMENRPSVQAALHHKQSLKQRLGKSNIQARLGRPIGALMRGGAGGRGFSIGGMRGMTRGGLRGRGRGGALRGAMALRGNRLAPGMGQMRGRGGPGRVAHRRGMRQRGGFAGRGGAFGRGAGRGVGARGRGGLRGRGSFAGRGGGRGRGGARGGRGRGGGPGMTREQLDNQLDAYMSKTKGNLDAELDAYMAQADPEGME, from the exons ATGCTGAAGAACAAGGCGCCGACAGCGGTGAGTGTGCGAGCCACCATGCAGCAGCAACACATGGCCAGCGCCCGGAACCGTCGCCTCGCCCAGCAGATGGAGAACAGACCCTCTGTGCAGGCCGCCCTGCACCACAAGCAG AGCCTGAAGCAACGCCTGGGGAAGAGCAACATCCAGGCCAGGCTGGGCCGGCCCATCGGGGCCTTGATGCGGGGGGGTGCTGGAGGCCGGGGGTTTTCCATTGGAGGGATGCGGGGGATGACCAGAGGAGGTCTGCGAGGCCGCGGCAGAGGAGGAGCCCTGAGGGGAGCTATGGCTCTGAGAG GGAATCGCCTTGCCCCGGGCATGGGCCAGATGCGTGGCAGAGGGGGTCCAGGCCGGGTGGCCCACCGTAGGGGGATGCGTCAGAGAGGAGGGTTTGCTGGTCGTGGAGGTGCCTTCGGAAGAGGAGCTGGAAGAGGAGTGGGAGCCAGGG GACGAGGCGGTCTGCGTGGGCGTGGTAGCTTTGCCGGCAGGGGTGGTGGCCGCGGTCGTGGGGGGGCAAGAGGAGGCCGGGGCAGGGGAGGTGGCCCAGGGATGACCCGCGAGCAGCTGGACAACCAGCTTGACGCCTACATGTCCAAGACCAAGGGCAACCTGGATGCTGAGCTGGATGCGTACATGGCCCAGGCTGACCCAGAGGGCATGGAGTGA